In the genome of Nitrospirota bacterium, one region contains:
- a CDS encoding extracellular solute-binding protein — MKKLGLLLTLLLTLSLAGSAFAAEIICASTTSTENSGLFNHILPIFEKKTGVKVKVVARGTGAAIEMGKRGDADVAFVHAKEQEMKAVEEGFFINRSDVMYNDFVIIGPSDDPAKIKGIKSTVDAFKKISGTSQFVSRGDNSGTHTKELSIWKKAGIEPKGQKWYLEVGQGMEKTQRIANEKRAYALTDRGTWLATKDKDKLEMVIVHEGDPTLFNQYGIMAVNPEKHKHVKYKEAMEFVNWIISKEGQQAIASFKDSNGNALFIPNAK; from the coding sequence ATGAAAAAACTTGGATTACTTCTGACTCTTCTTCTGACGTTGTCTCTCGCAGGCAGTGCCTTTGCAGCAGAGATCATCTGCGCATCAACAACCAGTACCGAGAATTCGGGACTCTTTAACCATATCCTGCCGATCTTCGAGAAGAAGACAGGAGTAAAGGTGAAGGTTGTAGCCCGCGGCACAGGCGCTGCCATCGAGATGGGCAAGAGGGGTGATGCTGACGTTGCCTTTGTGCATGCAAAGGAGCAGGAAATGAAGGCTGTTGAAGAAGGGTTCTTTATCAACCGGTCTGATGTGATGTATAACGATTTTGTTATCATCGGCCCGTCTGATGATCCTGCTAAGATCAAAGGAATAAAGTCAACGGTCGATGCATTTAAGAAAATAAGCGGAACATCCCAGTTCGTTTCCCGCGGCGATAACTCGGGTACTCATACCAAGGAACTGTCTATCTGGAAGAAGGCTGGTATTGAGCCAAAGGGCCAGAAGTGGTATCTCGAAGTCGGGCAGGGCATGGAGAAGACCCAGAGGATTGCAAATGAGAAGCGGGCTTACGCACTCACTGATCGCGGTACCTGGCTGGCCACAAAAGATAAAGACAAGCTCGAAATGGTGATAGTCCATGAAGGCGATCCGACGCTTTTCAATCAGTATGGGATCATGGCGGTGAATCCTGAAAAGCATAAACACGTGAAGTACAAAGAGGCGATGGAGTTCGTGAACTGGATTATATCGAAAGAGGGTCAGCAGGCTATCGCCTCGTTCAAGGACAGCAACGGCAACGCGCTCTTTATCCCGAATGCAAAATAG
- a CDS encoding (2Fe-2S)-binding protein, with the protein MTVRITINGKGYTVEGNKTILDVCRSNAVFVPTLCYDERLDP; encoded by the coding sequence ATGACTGTACGTATTACTATTAACGGTAAAGGGTATACCGTCGAAGGCAACAAGACCATACTTGATGTTTGCCGGAGCAACGCAGTCTTTGTCCCAACGCTCTGCTACGACGAAAGACTCGACCCCTAA
- a CDS encoding sigma-54-dependent Fis family transcriptional regulator encodes MIKILVADDEEPLRRLLKKELTRKGFSVDVASDGKTALDLAKQNTYDVVLLDIMMPGEDGISVMKKLKTDPAAPAIIVLTGRATVETAVEAMKYGASDYLTKPYKLDELVIIINRAYEFGRLSIKTQLLEQELVRKETPFRFISNSRQMKEIHTLIQKIAPTDSPVFIQGESGTGKELVANTIWHYSKRNSVPIIALNCATFSENLIESEVFGHEKGAFTNAYDTKHGIVEVADKGTLFLDEIAEMPIGLQAKLLRFLDTGEFRRVGGNKIMNVDVRVLAATNKDLRELIQQGTFREDLYYRLNVINITIPPLRERAEDIRELAAYFADKYGQKLSKPIRDFTPEASAALSSYAWPGNVRELENVIERAVILCDSDRVELRDLSIPAMQGTSAKNAGGSLEEMERDYILRVLREFNGNQSKTSQVLGIDRKTLYLKLRKYGLSDYVKK; translated from the coding sequence ATGATTAAGATCCTCGTTGCCGATGACGAGGAACCGCTCAGAAGGCTCCTGAAAAAGGAGCTTACCAGGAAGGGTTTTTCTGTCGACGTAGCGTCTGACGGAAAGACTGCCCTTGATCTTGCTAAGCAGAATACGTATGACGTCGTTCTCCTGGACATCATGATGCCGGGTGAAGACGGCATCTCGGTCATGAAGAAGCTTAAGACCGATCCTGCTGCGCCTGCGATCATCGTCCTGACCGGAAGGGCTACGGTCGAAACGGCGGTGGAGGCGATGAAATACGGTGCATCCGATTATCTCACGAAACCCTATAAGCTGGACGAACTCGTGATCATCATCAACCGGGCATATGAATTCGGCAGACTGAGCATCAAAACGCAGCTCCTTGAGCAGGAGCTGGTGAGAAAGGAAACCCCCTTCAGGTTTATCAGCAACTCCCGCCAGATGAAAGAGATCCATACGCTGATACAGAAAATTGCTCCTACGGATTCTCCGGTCTTTATTCAGGGCGAAAGCGGCACAGGCAAGGAGCTGGTGGCCAACACGATCTGGCACTACAGCAAGCGAAACTCGGTGCCGATCATCGCCTTAAACTGCGCCACATTTTCTGAGAACCTGATCGAGTCAGAGGTCTTTGGCCATGAAAAGGGGGCTTTCACGAATGCCTATGATACGAAGCACGGCATTGTGGAGGTTGCGGACAAGGGAACGCTTTTTCTTGATGAGATCGCCGAGATGCCGATCGGGCTCCAGGCAAAGCTTCTGCGATTTCTCGATACCGGCGAATTCAGGCGTGTGGGCGGCAATAAGATCATGAATGTGGATGTCCGTGTTCTTGCTGCAACCAACAAGGACCTTCGCGAACTTATACAGCAGGGAACGTTCAGGGAAGATCTATATTACCGGCTTAATGTTATTAATATTACAATACCTCCGCTGAGGGAACGGGCTGAAGATATCAGAGAGCTTGCAGCATACTTTGCGGATAAATATGGACAGAAGCTTTCGAAGCCGATCAGGGATTTCACTCCTGAGGCGTCTGCAGCGCTCAGCAGTTATGCGTGGCCCGGCAATGTGCGTGAACTCGAAAATGTTATAGAGCGTGCCGTAATCCTTTGTGATTCAGATCGTGTAGAACTCAGGGATCTTTCAATTCCGGCCATGCAGGGGACTTCTGCAAAGAATGCCGGTGGATCGCTCGAGGAGATGGAGCGCGACTATATCCTCAGAGTGCTCAGGGAATTCAATGGCAATCAGTCAAAGACGAGCCAGGTCCTTGGCATTGACCGCAAGACTCTTTATCTTAAACTCAGGAAATACGGCCTCAGCGATTACGTGAAAAAGTAG
- a CDS encoding ABC transporter permease — protein MNSILEGFSKAFSLILHLDRELMGIILLSLKVSGSALLVATALALPLSAFLGLRKFPFRGILISILNTFMGLPPVVVGLFVYLLLSRSGPFGFLAMLYTPSAMIIAQTILAFPIVASLSHAAVMGVDPVIRQAATTLGATPFQVSLTVISEARYGIMAAVIAGFGRVMAEVGAILIVGGNIAGFTRVMTTTIALETDKGNFELALALGVILLLISLTVNILLHTVQKKGMTGGNR, from the coding sequence ATGAATTCAATACTGGAAGGCTTTAGCAAGGCCTTTTCACTTATCCTGCATCTTGACCGGGAGCTTATGGGCATTATCCTGCTTTCCCTCAAGGTATCCGGATCAGCGCTTCTTGTTGCGACCGCCCTGGCACTCCCGCTCAGTGCTTTCCTCGGTCTCAGGAAATTCCCATTCCGTGGGATTCTTATAAGTATCCTTAACACCTTCATGGGCCTGCCCCCGGTGGTTGTCGGACTTTTTGTATATCTGCTTCTCTCCAGGAGCGGGCCTTTTGGGTTCCTGGCGATGTTATATACGCCGTCCGCGATGATCATTGCCCAGACCATCCTTGCCTTTCCGATCGTGGCATCTCTGAGCCACGCAGCGGTCATGGGCGTTGATCCTGTTATACGGCAGGCGGCAACAACACTCGGAGCAACCCCTTTTCAGGTATCGCTTACCGTTATCAGTGAAGCGCGGTACGGGATCATGGCAGCGGTGATTGCGGGCTTCGGCAGGGTCATGGCTGAGGTCGGCGCGATCCTGATCGTAGGCGGCAATATCGCAGGATTTACGCGGGTCATGACAACGACCATAGCACTCGAAACTGACAAGGGAAATTTCGAACTTGCATTGGCTCTGGGAGTCATATTGCTATTGATCTCTCTTACGGTCAACATTCTTCTTCATACTGTGCAGAAAAAAGGCATGACAGGGGGCAATCGTTGA
- a CDS encoding GTP-binding protein, whose amino-acid sequence MVMKTTIVCGMLGSGKTTFIRQFVGNIKGKTVVLVNDFGKAGIDGEIFSANGIESIELPSGCVCCTLKFDLIASIEKIRETFAPEHIIIEPSGIASPSGVLEALETLKIGAVMVIGIVDASEFLDLNHEDAFGRFFKDQITNSDIVLVNKTDLVEKESAERTVHAVEQINPNAIVLSTVNCITNRMLPNVSDAERSLDRNVPHFQLDTLSLKLVGSIDHEWLSDFFQDMSFGKYGDIVRAKALVNTLQGPYQFDLSFTNIKSVPFEKTVTGSRLVIIGKDIRKDALMRIFPSSFAFL is encoded by the coding sequence ATGGTCATGAAGACAACCATCGTATGCGGCATGCTCGGTTCCGGCAAAACCACCTTCATACGCCAGTTTGTCGGAAACATCAAAGGGAAAACCGTTGTTCTGGTAAATGACTTCGGCAAGGCAGGCATAGACGGCGAGATCTTCTCGGCAAACGGCATTGAATCGATCGAACTTCCAAGCGGATGTGTATGTTGCACCCTGAAGTTCGACCTCATCGCTTCGATTGAAAAGATACGGGAGACTTTTGCGCCGGAGCATATTATAATAGAACCGAGCGGCATAGCCTCTCCTTCCGGCGTGTTGGAAGCGCTTGAGACCCTGAAGATCGGCGCAGTCATGGTCATAGGCATCGTGGATGCCTCCGAATTCCTCGACCTCAATCACGAAGATGCGTTTGGAAGGTTCTTTAAGGACCAGATCACGAACTCTGACATAGTTCTCGTAAACAAGACAGACCTCGTCGAAAAGGAGAGCGCAGAGAGAACGGTACATGCTGTTGAACAGATCAACCCCAACGCTATTGTTCTCAGCACCGTCAACTGCATCACCAACCGTATGCTCCCAAACGTTTCAGATGCAGAACGGAGCTTAGACAGGAATGTCCCCCATTTCCAGCTTGACACGCTCTCTCTCAAACTGGTCGGCAGTATTGACCATGAATGGCTCAGCGACTTTTTTCAGGATATGTCTTTCGGCAAGTACGGCGACATTGTAAGGGCAAAGGCGCTTGTGAACACATTGCAGGGGCCTTACCAGTTCGATCTGTCGTTTACAAACATCAAAAGCGTTCCATTTGAAAAGACGGTCACCGGCAGCAGGTTGGTCATCATCGGCAAAGATATCCGGAAGGACGCACTCATGAGGATCTTCCCGTCGTCCTTCGCCTTCCTGTAG
- a CDS encoding ATP-binding cassette domain-containing protein, which produces MSLSLQAVEIVKSYNGNPVLWGCSWSFAETGIYVLTGLNGCGKSTFLRICALLEQPDKGKVRYLDGAHEAPNDIALMRRVTLVLPRAGLFNTSVQKNVSYGLRIRGISGKESADRTESVLAFVGLSHKKDQNAATLSSGEAQRVAIARALVIDPEVLFLDEPTASIDEKNVGIIEDIILRLKQRGKTTVIMTTHDRAQAERLADRLLLLDKGKIV; this is translated from the coding sequence TTGAGTCTCAGTCTGCAGGCAGTTGAGATAGTCAAAAGCTATAACGGTAATCCGGTGCTGTGGGGCTGTTCTTGGTCTTTTGCAGAAACGGGGATCTATGTGCTTACCGGTCTCAACGGCTGCGGCAAGTCCACCTTTCTGCGCATATGCGCGCTGCTTGAACAGCCGGATAAGGGAAAGGTCAGGTATCTCGATGGAGCGCATGAGGCCCCGAACGACATCGCCCTGATGCGTAGAGTAACCCTTGTATTACCGAGGGCCGGGCTGTTCAATACGTCTGTGCAGAAAAATGTCTCCTATGGTCTGCGTATCCGAGGCATCTCCGGCAAGGAATCTGCTGACAGGACAGAGAGCGTGCTTGCATTTGTTGGGCTCAGCCATAAGAAAGATCAGAACGCCGCGACCCTCTCAAGCGGAGAAGCCCAGCGGGTTGCGATAGCACGGGCCCTGGTCATTGACCCTGAGGTGCTTTTTCTGGATGAGCCCACCGCCTCTATTGATGAAAAAAATGTCGGGATCATAGAGGATATTATTCTCCGTCTGAAGCAGCGCGGCAAGACTACGGTGATCATGACAACCCATGATCGCGCTCAGGCTGAACGGCTCGCCGACAGATTACTCCTGCTTGATAAGGGCAAGATCGTTTGA
- a CDS encoding LysR family transcriptional regulator: MPLYLLVYYDVARKKHTSQLERPFPSLKGHIWIEGSEGTFLGYGRIALLERIRDYGSITKAAKALEMSYRRAWVLIDSMNRQVPNPYVVTAAGGKSGGGTRVTEEGEMAIALFWKIHDDFQKFLADKDQAVRDILVGCKEKSGGTKCKKGR, encoded by the coding sequence TTGCCGTTATATCTATTGGTATATTACGACGTGGCCAGGAAGAAACATACCAGTCAACTTGAAAGACCATTTCCTTCCCTGAAGGGCCATATCTGGATCGAGGGGAGCGAAGGTACGTTTCTGGGCTACGGAAGAATAGCCCTCCTTGAGCGTATCCGGGATTATGGCTCGATCACAAAAGCTGCAAAGGCATTAGAGATGTCTTATCGACGGGCATGGGTGCTTATTGATTCAATGAACCGACAGGTGCCGAACCCTTATGTCGTTACCGCTGCAGGAGGAAAGAGCGGGGGTGGGACCCGTGTAACCGAGGAAGGGGAAATGGCAATTGCACTGTTTTGGAAAATCCACGATGACTTTCAAAAATTTCTTGCGGACAAGGATCAGGCAGTGAGAGATATTTTGGTCGGATGTAAAGAAAAGTCTGGAGGAACGAAATGCAAAAAAGGAAGGTAG
- a CDS encoding LysR family transcriptional regulator translates to MNLKLKLFCTVAETRSFSKTSKIAHLSQPAVSLQIQALEEFFETKLFDRTGGEINLTLAGETLYHQAKHILEHYNDIEKDMRKISGAMKGGFTLGASTSIGNHVLPRVIIAFKKEHPKVKISMMVGNTKKIEELVKSGFIDFGLVAGECMGGKLKRETIMSDDLVLIVPPDHSWAKKRAVSILDILKEPFILREEGSGTRQKIEEYFAVHGISIHDMHIALVLGSTASIKEAVEAGIGVSIVSKWAIQREVADGRLKSATFREGNIQRDLSLILPVRKHLSHIMDEFLIYVRKYPYDTFFKKI, encoded by the coding sequence ATGAACTTAAAGCTGAAACTATTTTGCACCGTTGCAGAAACCCGGAGCTTCTCGAAAACATCAAAAATTGCCCATCTCAGCCAGCCAGCAGTCAGCCTTCAAATACAAGCACTTGAGGAATTCTTCGAGACAAAGCTCTTTGACAGAACCGGGGGAGAAATCAATTTAACCCTTGCAGGTGAAACCCTCTATCATCAGGCAAAACATATTCTGGAGCATTATAACGATATAGAAAAAGATATGAGAAAGATATCCGGTGCGATGAAAGGAGGGTTCACTCTGGGTGCCAGCACATCCATTGGCAACCACGTCCTCCCCAGGGTGATCATCGCCTTCAAAAAGGAACATCCTAAAGTAAAGATCAGCATGATGGTCGGGAACACAAAGAAAATAGAGGAGCTTGTGAAGTCTGGCTTTATTGATTTCGGGTTGGTGGCCGGAGAATGCATGGGGGGAAAGCTCAAGAGAGAGACCATAATGTCCGACGACCTGGTTCTCATTGTCCCACCGGATCATTCATGGGCAAAAAAGAGAGCGGTTTCGATTCTTGACATATTAAAAGAACCGTTCATCCTCAGAGAAGAAGGGTCAGGCACAAGGCAGAAGATTGAGGAATATTTTGCTGTTCATGGAATCAGCATCCACGATATGCATATTGCTTTAGTATTGGGCAGCACAGCCTCGATCAAGGAGGCTGTTGAGGCTGGCATCGGTGTCTCGATTGTCTCAAAATGGGCCATCCAAAGGGAAGTAGCAGATGGACGCCTGAAATCGGCAACGTTCAGGGAAGGAAATATCCAGAGAGACCTCTCGCTGATTCTTCCTGTCAGAAAGCATCTTTCCCATATCATGGATGAGTTTCTTATTTATGTAAGAAAGTATCCCTATGACACCTTTTTCAAGAAGATCTGA
- a CDS encoding GAF domain-containing protein, with protein sequence MKTLHLPEAAGMLNAFDLLRMPALVFDASLKIVSCNENASSLFLYSDDQISGMSLDALILADCAAQTFDQSCSHTSQGGAGVYCTSDRFVSPCVRKDGIQFNATISIIPCTEEGSLLRLAVVQDVLIDQLHEKMKQIELINELSGIVNSSLSIGTIFRIMVSEIRKLIDYDRASLLLYDEKENNLLIFALDTDMQTIMKKGVRAPIEETSAGWVVKNNRPWINRDLNEAEFILDRKLLQEGIRSTISIPLYHDKILGVFNFDSGKTANYSEKDLDILLPVAKHISIALENALLFEELSRDKKEWEKTFDAITDMVWIEDSNRRVVRANRAVLVRADLRAAEAIGKSCRELLERVGALDEECLCAETRAGKRPCFRELKGIAGNIFHFWTYPLIDDEGRLYSLVHYLKDVTNQKRLEQQLIRAEKLASLGTLVAGIAHEINNPLGIIAGYAEALLDRAGDETLIDIPEFEDFPEYLRTIHNEIFRCKGILRSLLDFARPTGGTFREIDMNELIKEVILLVNHRAKRLNHNIALRLDRDIPKIFADPGNLRQVFMNIIINSMYFTPEGGSITIATHMDAEDSPLQYEAGIRVTISDTGAGIEPEILGKVFDPFFTTKPVGEGTGLGLSICHKIIEEHGGSIDAVSDVGAGTTFIIRLPAKAAHD encoded by the coding sequence ATGAAGACTCTTCATCTTCCTGAGGCTGCCGGCATGCTTAATGCCTTTGATCTGCTTAGAATGCCGGCGCTTGTTTTCGATGCTTCCCTGAAGATTGTTTCCTGCAATGAAAACGCCTCTTCGCTCTTTCTCTATTCGGACGACCAAATATCCGGCATGTCTCTTGATGCTCTTATTCTTGCTGACTGTGCGGCGCAAACCTTTGATCAGTCCTGCTCACACACCTCTCAGGGGGGGGCGGGAGTCTATTGCACCTCAGACAGGTTTGTATCTCCCTGTGTCAGAAAAGACGGCATTCAGTTTAATGCAACGATCTCCATAATTCCATGCACCGAGGAGGGCAGCCTGCTCAGGCTTGCCGTCGTTCAGGACGTGCTTATTGATCAGCTCCATGAGAAGATGAAACAGATCGAGTTGATCAACGAACTGAGCGGCATCGTGAACTCAAGCCTGAGCATAGGCACCATATTCAGGATTATGGTATCGGAGATCAGGAAACTCATCGATTATGACCGGGCAAGTCTTCTGCTCTATGACGAGAAGGAAAACAACCTGCTGATCTTTGCTCTTGATACGGACATGCAGACGATCATGAAGAAGGGCGTAAGGGCGCCCATTGAGGAAACGAGTGCGGGCTGGGTTGTAAAGAACAACAGGCCGTGGATCAACCGTGACCTCAACGAGGCAGAATTCATTCTTGACAGAAAACTTCTGCAGGAGGGCATCCGATCTACAATCAGCATTCCCCTGTATCATGACAAGATACTCGGCGTTTTTAATTTTGACAGCGGAAAGACTGCAAACTATTCGGAGAAGGATCTTGATATACTCCTGCCGGTTGCCAAGCACATTTCGATTGCATTGGAGAATGCGCTTCTTTTTGAAGAGCTGTCGCGCGACAAGAAAGAGTGGGAAAAGACCTTTGACGCCATTACCGACATGGTCTGGATCGAAGACAGCAACCGGCGCGTTGTGCGGGCCAACAGGGCAGTCCTTGTCAGGGCCGACCTCAGGGCTGCAGAGGCTATCGGCAAAAGCTGCCGGGAACTGCTGGAACGGGTCGGAGCGCTTGACGAGGAATGCCTCTGCGCAGAGACCAGGGCCGGCAAGAGACCCTGTTTTCGGGAATTAAAGGGAATTGCCGGCAATATCTTTCACTTCTGGACGTATCCTCTTATCGACGATGAGGGGAGGCTCTACTCCCTTGTACATTATCTTAAGGATGTGACGAACCAGAAGCGGCTTGAGCAGCAGCTTATACGCGCAGAAAAACTTGCATCGTTAGGGACTCTTGTGGCCGGAATAGCACATGAGATCAATAATCCCCTGGGCATTATTGCCGGTTATGCCGAGGCGCTTCTCGACCGCGCGGGGGATGAAACGCTCATAGACATCCCTGAGTTCGAGGATTTCCCTGAATATCTCCGGACGATCCATAACGAGATATTCAGGTGCAAGGGTATTCTCAGAAGCCTTCTTGATTTTGCACGGCCGACCGGCGGTACGTTTCGCGAGATCGATATGAACGAACTTATCAAGGAGGTTATTCTTCTTGTTAACCACCGGGCCAAGAGGCTGAACCATAACATAGCGCTCCGGCTTGACCGGGATATTCCGAAGATATTTGCAGATCCGGGAAACCTGAGACAGGTTTTTATGAACATTATTATCAATTCCATGTATTTTACTCCTGAGGGGGGGAGCATTACGATAGCGACCCATATGGATGCTGAGGACAGCCCCTTGCAGTACGAAGCAGGCATCCGGGTTACGATCTCCGACACCGGAGCAGGCATTGAACCGGAAATTCTGGGGAAAGTCTTCGATCCATTCTTCACGACAAAACCGGTAGGGGAAGGAACCGGTCTCGGCCTTTCCATCTGCCACAAGATCATTGAGGAGCATGGCGGCAGTATTGATGCAGTCAGCGATGTTGGCGCAGGCACCACCTTTATCATCAGGCTTCCCGCAAAGGCCGCCCATGATTAA
- a CDS encoding substrate-binding domain-containing protein, whose translation MTALTIRISGAEPPQPRKIMLASTIGPIDAGIVGALEAAFTKKTGIAVEHVGAGTGQALKNAESGKFDLVLVHAKALEEKFVADGFGTKRYDLMYNDFVILGPVADPAKIRGEKSASVALQKIVKSEAMFVTRGDRSGTHMKELEVWKKAGIEPKGPWYIVFEQGAKGNAPTLAYTNEKQAYTIMDRATYITMKQKLTLQILVERDDILLNYMTLIPVNPVKFPQVNNKGALEFVEWLQGREAQTLIRDFGKDKYGEPLFFPNSPEGKKL comes from the coding sequence ATGACTGCTTTAACTATCCGGATTTCCGGTGCCGAGCCGCCGCAGCCCCGGAAGATCATGCTGGCCAGCACAATAGGGCCGATTGACGCAGGTATAGTGGGTGCGCTCGAGGCAGCCTTCACAAAAAAGACAGGCATAGCAGTGGAGCATGTTGGAGCAGGAACAGGCCAGGCGCTGAAGAATGCAGAATCCGGAAAGTTCGACCTTGTGCTGGTGCATGCAAAGGCCCTGGAGGAGAAGTTCGTGGCAGATGGCTTTGGCACGAAGCGATATGACCTTATGTATAACGACTTCGTTATCCTGGGGCCCGTAGCTGATCCGGCAAAAATTCGGGGAGAAAAGAGCGCTTCTGTAGCTCTACAAAAAATAGTTAAGTCCGAAGCCATGTTCGTGACAAGAGGAGACAGATCAGGGACTCATATGAAGGAACTTGAGGTATGGAAAAAGGCCGGGATCGAGCCCAAGGGGCCATGGTACATTGTCTTTGAGCAGGGAGCAAAGGGCAATGCCCCGACGCTGGCTTACACGAATGAGAAGCAGGCCTACACCATTATGGACAGGGCCACGTATATCACAATGAAACAAAAGTTAACGCTCCAGATTCTTGTTGAAAGGGATGATATTCTTCTGAATTATATGACGCTAATTCCTGTCAATCCGGTCAAGTTCCCCCAGGTTAATAACAAGGGAGCCCTCGAGTTTGTAGAGTGGCTACAAGGGAGAGAGGCCCAGACACTTATCAGGGATTTCGGAAAGGACAAATATGGCGAGCCGCTCTTCTTCCCCAATTCGCCTGAAGGGAAAAAACTATAA